A genome region from bacterium SCSIO 12844 includes the following:
- the lolD gene encoding lipoprotein-releasing ABC transporter ATP-binding protein LolD, with the protein MNDNVIISCQNLKKSYKEGRLNTPVLHGIDFEIAKGQLVSIVGTSGSGKSTFLHLLGGLDQPTEGDVFLNAKPFAKCSANKRARLRNQYLGFVYQFHHLLPEFSALENVAMPLLIRKSSTKQSLAKARLLLDEVGLSHRIDHKPSELSGGERQRVAIARALVNDPQCVLADEPTGNLDEENAQHIEEMIYNLAKKKQTAFLIVTHDNTLAHRMDRCYRLTRGHLEN; encoded by the coding sequence ATGAATGATAATGTGATTATATCTTGTCAAAATCTTAAAAAATCTTATAAAGAAGGCCGGTTAAATACGCCTGTTTTACATGGTATCGATTTTGAGATTGCTAAAGGACAATTAGTTTCAATTGTAGGTACATCAGGCTCTGGTAAAAGTACATTTTTACATTTACTCGGTGGGTTAGATCAACCTACTGAAGGTGATGTTTTTTTAAATGCAAAACCTTTTGCAAAATGTTCAGCGAATAAGCGTGCTAGATTGCGTAATCAGTATTTAGGGTTTGTTTATCAATTCCATCACTTATTGCCGGAATTTAGCGCGCTTGAGAATGTCGCAATGCCATTATTAATTCGTAAATCATCCACTAAACAGTCATTGGCAAAAGCTAGGTTATTATTAGATGAAGTTGGATTATCTCACCGCATTGATCATAAACCTTCTGAGTTATCAGGGGGTGAGCGTCAAAGAGTTGCGATTGCAAGAGCTTTGGTTAATGACCCTCAGTGTGTGCTTGCCGATGAGCCAACAGGAAACTTAGATGAAGAAAATGCCCAACACATTGAAGAGATGATTTATAATTTAGCCAAGAAAAAACAAACGGCATTTTTAATTGTTACACATGATAATACGCTAGCACATCGAATGGATCGATGTTATCGATTAACCAGAGGGCATTTGGAAAACTAA
- a CDS encoding lipoprotein-releasing ABC transporter permease subunit, with the protein MKRFLSFYIGLRYIRAKKRNHFISFISGVSFFGIALGVAVLITVLSVMNGFDQEIRQRMLIMVPQATVTGWNGQLDDWQNVYKHLKGKDKIIGMAPYIQGQAMLSREGFSSFGILVGVDPKLESQVSPVGEKMTQGSLSNLKAGHYGIVLGKDLANSLGATIGSKVTVIVPQATFSPAGFLPRLKQFTVVGVFSVGYQFDSAYALMNINDAAKLLQMGKNVTGLQLKFPSPFDAPYEAKVLNNELMPAYQITDWTQQNTNFFKALQMEKTMMFFILVLIITVAAFNMLASLVMVVTDKQADIAILRTIGASSRQIMSIFIVQGTLIGIIGIVIGVVLGVILAINTTEIVNWIQQVFHVQFLSANVYYIDFLPSKLELWDIIHVSIVAFILSVLATLYPAWRASRIQPAEALRYE; encoded by the coding sequence ATAAAGCGTTTTTTATCCTTTTACATCGGGCTTCGTTATATTCGAGCTAAGAAGAGAAATCATTTTATTTCATTTATCTCTGGTGTGTCATTTTTTGGTATCGCATTAGGCGTTGCTGTATTAATTACCGTATTATCTGTTATGAATGGGTTTGATCAAGAAATCCGTCAAAGAATGTTGATTATGGTACCTCAAGCAACCGTAACGGGTTGGAATGGTCAATTAGATGATTGGCAAAATGTTTATAAACACCTAAAAGGTAAAGATAAAATCATTGGTATGGCACCCTACATTCAAGGCCAAGCAATGCTATCTCGAGAAGGGTTTTCGTCATTTGGTATACTGGTTGGTGTTGATCCAAAGTTAGAATCACAAGTATCGCCGGTTGGTGAAAAAATGACACAAGGTAGCTTATCAAATTTAAAAGCAGGGCATTATGGTATTGTTTTGGGAAAAGATTTAGCTAATTCATTAGGGGCAACGATTGGCAGTAAAGTGACAGTCATTGTGCCTCAAGCAACATTTTCTCCGGCAGGGTTTTTACCAAGATTAAAACAGTTTACTGTAGTTGGCGTTTTTAGTGTTGGTTATCAGTTTGATAGTGCTTATGCCTTAATGAATATCAATGATGCAGCAAAACTATTACAAATGGGTAAAAATGTTACGGGTTTACAGCTTAAGTTTCCATCACCATTTGATGCGCCCTATGAAGCAAAAGTATTAAATAATGAATTAATGCCAGCATATCAAATTACAGATTGGACACAGCAAAATACGAACTTCTTTAAAGCATTGCAAATGGAAAAAACAATGATGTTTTTTATCTTAGTACTCATTATTACAGTTGCTGCATTTAATATGTTAGCTTCTCTTGTAATGGTGGTAACAGATAAACAAGCGGATATTGCCATTTTAAGAACAATAGGGGCATCTTCAAGGCAGATTATGTCTATCTTTATTGTTCAAGGAACTTTAATTGGTATTATTGGTATTGTTATTGGGGTGGTTTTAGGTGTTATTTTAGCGATTAATACGACAGAAATTGTTAATTGGATACAGCAAGTATTCCATGTGCAGTTTTTATCGGCTAATGTTTATTATATTGACTTTTTACCATCAAAGTTAGAGTTATGGGATATTATTCATGTCAGTATTGTTGCTTTTATCTTAAGTGTGTTAGCAACCTTATACCCTGCCTGGCGGGCATCACGAATTCAACCAGCAGAGGCATTAAGATATGAATGA